Genomic DNA from Nicotiana tabacum cultivar K326 chromosome 21, ASM71507v2, whole genome shotgun sequence:
TATTGTGATACCTTTCTTTCATGTTACCTCACCGGCAATCTTTGGTTATGTTTAATACATCTTTCAGTTTCTGGTTGCCTCGCCTGCTACAGTAGTTGGATTAATTTCTCTAGTTAGACAACACTTGCTTGCTTTTCTATACTTGTAAATTAGTgtcttttagttttaaattatagTGTATATTATTTTAGCTCTCTGCTTGAATAGTGGTAGATTAGAAATGAGGTAGATTAATTGCTCTAGTACTTGCTTGCTTTACTGTTCTCATATTGGTGCCTTTGAGTTTTTAAGTTTTCGAATTCTTggattatttttctttgttttagcTCTTTGCTAGTTTAGAAGTAGTGATTACTTAGTACCCCTTAGACTATAGTGGTTGTGGTGAATGATGGGAGAGTAAGGTCATGTCAtcgggtggggtggggtggggggacAAGGGTTGGAAGGGGGATAACGGAGCCTCTAGGCTGAGAGTTGGGTCTTGGAACATAGGGACATTGACGGGGAAATATATAGAATTAGGTAAGATTCTACAGAATAGGAATATCAACATAGCATGTGTTCAGGAGACTAGATGTGTGGGTACTAAGGCACGAGATGTAGACGAGTTTAAATTGTGGTACTCAGGAGGCGCTAGAGGCAAGAACGAGGTAGGTATTTTAGTTGACGGGGGACATCAGGGAGCTAATGGTCGAGGTTAGAAGGGTGGACTATAGGTTGATGGCTATTAAACTGGTTCTTAGAAGGCTTACTTTCAACGTTATTAGTGCTTGCGCACCTCAAGGGGGCTTGGATAAGGAGGTCAACCGACATTTCTGGGAGGATTTGGACGAGGTGGTGCATGGTATTCCATCTTCCgagaagctattcataggaggagatttcaatggccaCCTCGGGACCATCTCCCGGGATTATGACGATGTGGATGGCGGCTTCGATTTTGGAGTTAGATACGAAGGAGAAACTTTGATGTTGGATCGCGATAGAGCTTTTGATTTGGTAATAGCTAACTCGAGTTTTCCTATGAGGGAGGAGCATTTGGTCACCATCTCGAATATGGTGGCTAGGAATGAGATTGATTACTTTCTCTGCAGGATGTGTGATCGAGTATATGCACAGATTGCAAGGTCATCCCAAGTGAGAACCTCAGGACCCAATATAGACTCTTGATAATGGATCCGGTGATTAATAGGAAAAGGATGAAGACATCGATGTGCACTCAACCTAAGATCAACTGAGGAAACTTGAATAAAGACAAAGCTTAGGAGTTGGGGGAACTTTTATGGCCACGAGGACTTGGAGAGTAGTGGATGCGACTATGATGAGGATTACAACAACAAATTGCATTAGGGAAGGTGTTAGAGAGGTCTTAGGGGTCACAAAAGGTTACTCTAGGGGACATAAAGGGGACTTGTGGTGGAATAGAgaggtccaaggtaaagtgaaaGTCAAGAAAATGGCTTCTATAAAGCTAGTGGAAAGCATAGACGAGGAGGAAAAGAGGACGAACCAGGAGTGTTATAAGAAGGCAAAGAAAGAGCCGAATTTAGCGGTTATGATGACTAAGACTACTGCATTTGGATGTTTATACGATGAACTTAGGGGAAAAGGCAGGGACAAGAAGTTATACCGTTTGGACAAGGTGAGGGAGAGGAAGGCCCGTGACTTGGACCAAGTAAAGTGTATCAAAGACGAGGATGGAAAAGTACTGATGGAAGAGGCATCTACTAAACAAAAATGGCATACATACTTTCATAAACTATTAAATGATGTGCTAGATGAGTTGGAGCACTTTGAGAGttggtgtgattttgggtattAGGCGTATTAAGGTTGAGGAAGTTGAGGGGGCAATGAGTACGATGAGTAGGAGTAGAGCAATTGGGCCATGCGAAATCCTAGTGGAATTTTAGAAGAACGCAGGCTGAGCAGGTTTGGTGGGGCTTACTATAAGGGCTATAAAGTTGTTGAGTCACACtttgaaagtttgggagagggtggtggaattTAGGGTGAtgaggagtgtgtctatttttGAGAACTAGTTCGGATTCATGACGTGTCGATCAACTATGGAAGCTATTCACTAGTGGGGAAATTGGTAGAGCAGTataggaaaaagaagaaggacttgcatatggtattCATTACCTTGAAAAAGCATACGATAAAGTGCTGAAGGAGATTCTATAAAGGTGTTTGGAGGTTAGCGGTGTTTTTGTAGCGTCCACTATGGTGATTAAGGATTGTATGATGGTGCTAAGAATCGGGTGAGGACTGTGGGATGTGACACAAAATACTTCACAGTAGTGATGTGGTTGCACCAAGAATCGACtattagcccatttttattttccttGGCGATGGACGTGCTGACGTgacacattcaaggggaggtgtcatggtgtatgttatttccCGATGACATAGTGCTGATTGACAAGACGCAAGGCGGGGTTAACTCAAGGCTGGAGATTTAGAGATAGGCCCAAAGGGACTCAAGTTGAACAGGACCAAAATAGAATACTTAGAGTGCAAATTCAGTGATGGGACTCATGAATAGATGTTGATGCGAAGCTTGTTACTCAAGTTATCCCTAAGAGAgggagtttcaagtaccttgggtcagtaaTCCAAGGTAATACAGAGATTATCAATTATGTATCAAcatgtgtgataagaatgtgccactgagacttaagggtaagttctacaaagtattgGTTAGACTGACCTTATTGTATAGGGTAGAGTGTTGGCTGGTCAAAAAATCGCATGTCCAGAAAataaaagtagcagaaatgaggatgttgagatggatgtgtgggcatatcaggttggataagattaggaataaaattattcgggacaaggtgggagtggcccCCGTAGAGGACAAGATACGGGAAGTGAGGCTAAGATGGTTTGGCATGTGAATAAGAGAGGCACAGATACCACGGTaaagaggtgtgagaggttggccttggTGGGTCTGGGGTGACTAGCCAGGATATGGCGTAGCTCCAATTTATCGAGgatatgacccttgataggagggtgtggaggtcaagaattagggtagaaggttagtaggtagtcaaGCGTATTTTTGTTAGGGACCGAGGGTATTAGGGTTAGTTCTTTGTATCGCTACATGTTTTCTATCAGTCGAGTATACTTCTTTTTCATACTAGTAGTATTTCCTATTTCTTAGTTTTCTATTACTATATGTTGCCTCTTCCACTCCAGCTATCTTATTATCTTGTATTTTCTAATTCTTAGACTTCTTTTactacatgttatctctttcgcTCCGGTTATCTCattatcttgttgttgttactacttATTGTTACTTGCCTCCCTTTAGTCTTTTCTTAAGCAAGGGTTTATCAAAAACAACGTCTTTATCtttacaaggtaggggtaaggtcagtGTATgtactatcctccccagaccccacttgtgggattacattgagtttttgttgttgttgttgttgtaatctcCATTTTTGAAGTTGGAAGGTTGAGGGATAAAATTTAAAACTCAAAGACTGTTGTTAAATCAAATGGGTATCATTGCAATAGCTTGAAAACATCTTTGGGATGctaaatttgagctcattcggaGAATATTTGGTGTTGTTTGGGTCTGATATTGGTAGTAATGGTGATTTCTATTTGAATATTTTCATGTAGGTACTATGAATTCATCGTGACAGATACAAGATCAATAACTATCGAGCAcgaatttgtaacgacccggccggtcattttgagagtattagccccgaacccctatttattgtttCCTCCATCTCATTTTTTAGTTtcgtgacttgccgggaggtttggtttttggttttgtAGTGGAGTGGGACACATAGTTCCTAAAGtgagagtttaagttctaggaatttaccgtagtttgaattgtgtgaaggagactccaaaatggagttttgacggttccagtagctccgtatggtgattttggtcttaggagcgtgtttggatgttgaattggaggtacgtaggtcattttagcgtcaattggagaaagttggaaaattggatgatttttaggaagtttgaccgggagtggactttttgatatcggggtcggattctgattctggaagttggagtaggtccataatgtcaattatgacttgtgtacaaaatttgaggtcaatcagaattgatttgataggtttcggcatcggatgtaaAAGCTTGAAGTTTTAAAGCTCATTAGGgttgaatcgatgcgcaattcatATTTTttgcgttatttgatgtgatttaaaggctcgactaagttcgtatggtattttaggacttgtttgtatatttggttgaggtcccgggggcctcagatggattctggatggttaacggatcaaatttgaaCTTGTGAGAATGGCTAAAGGCATCAGAAGCGCATGCGCAGAAGCGTtccttggccgcagaagcggaagcacaAGTGCACATTTGGGTCTACAGATGCGGACGTGCCTAGAATAAGTTAGAACCGCACCTGTGGCTGTGGACTCGCAGAAGCGATTTCGCTATGCAAAAAAGGGCCAATTCCAAGGGTTTaatttcattctccatttttgaaCCTAGAGAGCTCATATTGAGGAGAAATTTTGAggtgttttcaaaaaaaatatttgggtaaggattcttgacttgtTTTTGAATAATCCCCACTAAGATATCATTTATTCTTCCTTTATTTAAGGATTGGGGTTGTGAAATTTGTGAAAAAGGGTGGAAAATCCCTATGCcgaattttgaggtttgattGAGAATTTGGTATTAGATTTGATTAATTATTGTATCGGTGAACTCGTGGTCGAATGGGTatttgtattttgtgactttacccgattccgagacgtgggcccgggtcgactttttggcgcgatttttcaattctttgctaaagtcgtagtttcattatttaaattaatttcttgtagttgtatttatagtatgcaattgcttttggctagatttgggtcgttcggagtcggaaaatcgagtgaaaggcattcttattgactgattgagcttggtttgaggtaactGACTCGTCTAACCTTGTGTGTGTGCGTGGGGGGGGGGgtacccttaggatttggtattgttgcaATATTTTGTGATATATGAATGTTGTGTgagcgaggtgacaagtgcgtacacaggctaaatgtggaaattctggttcttgctgagtagtcttcttttaaattccgtAACTGAGTTGCCTTTTCATGTGTAGctgtcatgtttagcctagtatcgtatgtctacgtgtcttaactttTACTTGAAATTTATGCAACAttcttagttgaattacttgcctCAGTGAtcttgtattcagtctttaactgtaTGATTCCTTGCTGTAAAATCATTGTTTCATAGgttatgagttgtgtatttacttttgggactacgagactgtcacgccccaaaaccgaggagcgcaaccggcgctcaaccaagtgaacccgaccgaggaagcctattagatttcattctacccaaactcatccacgaatagagataatacatattatcattaattaaacgaaaatgtgttcatgtctacaataccaattcatttccaatagtttcatcatttttaaagtctcaaatggatatgtaatacaaccacaacataacatagtttgtctttccccagaaccaatacacaacccacactatatctacggatcctctatagataaagaagagtacaatgataatgccggcaacaaggccacggctatacctcaaactgaaTACACAAAGTATAAAAGATACATGATCCcggaataaagtggggctcaccaagtcagctgggaagaaggtgtactactatcactgatcaaaatcttctgttgtggaaccacctgtatctattgaaaaatgtagcgcccccggcaaaagggacgttagtactgtcgaatagcactagtatgtataactaaacaccctctcaatagaatgaaaaataatacaaataagattatcataatatcaatgaaagccttaatcaacatcaaacctcaatttaggatcaagacattgttcaaattaatttccatatctcacattgggagatttttagtatcgatataccattgtccacaataccattattcacaataatggaaccaccgtactcttagcacggagttcgatcatGACTCGATCGGCTAAGATATCTCATTAGAGATAttaaccacaatttctctcaatatcaataccaccgtctttaacacggagtccgatcacaaccGGATCgtctaggctatccattagggacatcaaccacaattaccatttcaataacaatttctaacacaatcaccaccatgtgtgcgacatggtgtccgatcacgacccgatcgggtaggctgtcttatttgaggcatcaacctttttatatcaatcatcgcatttcataatactttcacatcttttcatttcattcgcactagtggccataattataatatcattcttggcacgttggccatattcagtatttcatgctcacattatcaatttcaaatatcatcctcatcatcaacaataaacacaattcaaatcaaagtgtgtagtatacatgtgagcaatttagagtctaatgcccaaagagatatttcacaaaatttggcataatagccttcatttgaacttgacttaaagtcgaaacattattaatgcacagcccatattttaacacatcctcaattggtaacataacatgaatagagcatttgggatgcttgttgaacatatatctttcaacccaatcttactcggaatagacaatttcataatgaatcactcgggacttacataatttacatgaatatcgtgggattcaattctaagaaaagagtttaaccaacatacctcacttgagcttccttacacgctaaatgttccggaattcttagcaacttcaatctattgtacaaatataacaaattaaatcaaaattaggaagatgatcatggttctagctcatttgagcattttatcaaacactagatgtgcataaaggtttcaaggtcctttcatggaggattccatcatcccacaacccaacctttaccaattttagctcaacaatctttctacactctttgataacacatgcatgtaaaataaccaaccctcttAAATAAGTctaataaattcaaaataacacaaattgtctcaaatcaacttaaatacgaaTTCCTGGAAGTCTCTCAAGACAACCTTTAATATGCTTTCTTAAATCATATGTGCCCTCCCAATTTCGATGAATATTAAAGACTCGACCACGATTCTTGCATTCTACTTTGAgaacttctttattttcttctactaCCTCAAAATGATCCTAAATATGTGAGCACACTCTAGAAGCACGAGGCATGATTGAACTTAAACCTAACAAAAATGGTAACCACACTTCACTTGATAATTGTAATTTTGTAGTGGCTACCATAAATAATTGATAAaacttaaaataataattaattgagAACTTGAGAGCATTAAGTAATTAAATAATCAAGAGGGAATTGAGAGAGAATTATAGAAGAAGAGAGCAAAATCTGAGAAACAATGAAGAAGAGGGGGTTTATTTATAGTtcttaaaaggataaaaatgtaatttatcaattattaggGATGGGGGCCATTTTAGTAAAGGGTAGGCCGAAATGGCTAAAAGTGCAAAAAATGGCCGTTGCCCTAcggtcattttttattttgaccaTTAACAGCGGTCAgaattaaaaacaaaaatctaCAACCTAAATTGGGCTGGACAGGGCTGGAACTCGGTTGAAACCCGTGAACAGGTTACCGGGCTAGCAGGGTTCCTTTGCACTGATAGCCAAAAAAGGGCCAACCCCGTCTGGAATAACCCCCTACCCTAGCCAAACCGTCTCAAACTTTACCGAACCGAGTTGAATCGGGTTGAATCAGGTTATTAGTGGGCCGGTCATGCCCGATTAACATCTTTAATTCAAGTGGAAGACTCAATGaaattgttagctaacccatagctctggaATATTCTCTCTCACTGAATTCATCTCTAAACTTGCCGActtgctttctttattttcttagtttactactctagattagttttagttagatattcacacTTTCGAAAATTGCTTGAGTAGATTAATTGTTTGAGTTCAATTTAGTTGATTGtaaatcacaagtcctcgtgagACCAATACTCtatttatcactttattacttgtcgaccacatATACTTGATtgtgcatttgggagcaacaagcTTATAGCGCCGTTGCCGAGGACATAGAAATTAACTATTTTCTAGATTGAACTTTTATCTTTTAGCATTCAAGTTTTTAAATTTAAgtttagtttaatatttaattatgttTGTTGACATGGGATCTTGGAATGAAAATTGGttgaatgatggttattcttattttgatgatcatTGTCCACATTGTGGAGGACCCTACTAGTAAAAGAATTGTCAAAATATTTTCTAGAGTGAGTTGGGTTTCCCGTCTCAATCTTATGAGTGGAATATTTATAATATATATGGTGATCAAGGTGGCCATTGAGATGACTGTCCTGATTCCTTTTATCTCTCTTCGAGCTTTTATTATGATGATTCTCATAATGTTTGTGATTTTGATAGGAACTTTTGAGTAGAGGATGCGGAATATGCTGCTTATATTATGGACTTGGTGGGGCAAGTAGCCGAGcaacaaaataaaatttaaaaggcTATAAAAAGAATTAGTGCATCACTCACTAGCATGAAGGCCGTAAAGGAAGAATTGACTAAAAAGAGTGAGTTCCGGCAAGAGAAAATTTTaaggaagtggaaattttg
This window encodes:
- the LOC142175280 gene encoding uncharacterized protein LOC142175280: MMRITTTNCIREGVREVLGVTKGYSRGHKGDLWWNREVQGKVKVKKMASIKLVESIDEEEKRTNQECYKKAKKEPNLAVMMTKTTAFGCLYDELRGKGRDKKLYRLDKVRERKARDLDQVKCIKDEDGKVLMEEASTKQKWHTYFHKLLNDVLDELEHFESWCDFGY